The genomic region CGATCGCATTCACAAGCTGACGGCAAACTCAGATAATGACTCCGATCGCCAACCAGAAAATGGCAAAGTGAAGATTGTTGCTTGTTATAAGTCGGGTTGTCTGAAACAAGGTGGCAGCAAATTGGTGTCCGTTCTAGAAGGGGTGTTGCGCGATCGCGGTTTAGGCGATCGTGTTACTATTCAAACAACAGGCTGTTTGAAACGCTGTTCTCAGGCTCCAAATCTCATCTTAAAACCTGACAACATCAGCTTCAACAACATGACTCCTGAAGCCGCGATCGCCGCGCTGTTAGAGCGGGTGAACGAGCATTTCGCATAACGGGTTCATCCAGTTCTGTGCTAAGTCATCAATTGCCGAGTCGATGTCCAACACCTGAACTTTTCTGTATCGACAAACTCTATTAAGTCTGAAAATATTGTATTTATCTAATTAAGTTAAGTTTTTATCAATTTGCTATGTAATTTCTAGAGTTCGCCTATGAGTAAA from Chroococcidiopsis sp. SAG 2025 harbors:
- a CDS encoding (2Fe-2S) ferredoxin domain-containing protein, which gives rise to MSKLKHDRVLAFHVKGKFLGFTVDRDSTPKHLQLEVATGQLRIKIAKQSRFRLGSTLKPGDRIEVFGEQKFKYETGEFKLKADRIHKLTANSDNDSDRQPENGKVKIVACYKSGCLKQGGSKLVSVLEGVLRDRGLGDRVTIQTTGCLKRCSQAPNLILKPDNISFNNMTPEAAIAALLERVNEHFA